From the Schistocerca nitens isolate TAMUIC-IGC-003100 chromosome 10, iqSchNite1.1, whole genome shotgun sequence genome, the window gaaaggtcatagttcttAGTAATagctcatcgagtgaaacagaagtaatatgcggcgttcctgatctatatttacgacagaggagacaatctcagtagtggtcttagattttttgcagataatgctgtcatttaccgtcttgtaaagtcatcagatgagcaaaacgaattgaaaaatgatgtagataagatatctgtatggtgcgaaaagtggcaattgaccgtgaataaacaaaagtgtgaagttattcacatcagcactaaaagaaatcctctaatATTCTATTACACAATCtgaaggatgtaaattcaactaaatatttggcattacaattacaaataaccgaaattggaacgatcacatagataatgtgcgTACAACCAGcaaagagtgagattcattggcagaacacttagaaggtgcaacaggtctactaaagaaactgcttacactgcGGTTCctcgctctattctggagtattgttgtgcggcgtgggatccgcatcagatgggactgacggatgacatcgaaaaagtacaaagaaggacaggtcgttttgtattatcgcgaagtaggggggattgtgccacagacgtgatacgtgaattttagtggcagtcattaaaacaaaggcgtttttcgttgcgacgggatcttctcacgaaatttcaatcaccagttttcacctttgattgcgaaaacattgtgttggcacccacctacatacggagaagttatgatcacgataaaataagtaagtaggctgtttaggtttttatgttggtaacgccacgtagcgctctatatgaaaatcactgactgtgttgtgtgatgtcagtggttgcttggcattgttggaatagtcgctattgtagtgttgggcagttggatgtgaacagcgcgtagcgttgcgcagttggaggtgagccgccagcggtggtggatgtggggagagagatggagttttgagagtggatgatctggacgtgtgtccatcagagagagtaaatttgtaagactggatgtcatgaactgatatatatatgacttttgaacactattaaggtaaatacattgattgttctctaacaaaatctttcatttgctaactatgcctatcattagttagtgccttctgtagttagaatctttttttagctggcagtattggcgctcgctgtattgcagcagtacgagtaacgaagatttttgtgaggtaagtgattcatgaaaggtataggttatggttagtcagggccgttcttttgtagggattattgaaaatcagattgcgtttcgctaaaaatagtgtgtgtcagtttagtgttgatcagaataagtaaagggagaaatgtctaagcacgttcagttttgctcagctgtttgaaaatcaaataacgtaaggggtttaccagtacagtaatttttttttttttttttttttttaaggggacgtttcagacaaACCagggtagagacagcttgaaggtggttcattgaaccctctgccaggcactttattgtgaatagagtgATCACGTAGGTGTAGAACCTTCGATGGGCAgcagcgcaaaccgtggcaaggcgccatgaCCGCGCGGCTGCAGTAGCTATGAAGAGATGCAGGCACACGCACAACTTAAAGTAGGGCAGAGATTGAAGGTGTTAACAACAGGAGGGCAAGAATGATTTAATGTTAGGTGGCTGACCATTTGTCACACAAAGGTTCCACCATCAAgtacagttacctcttacggacTCATTCTATCATCTCGCTGATGCTCTGTATGGCTTCAGGGTACGCAGCTATAGCCTCGTTCCATCCTGGAGTGCTGATCACCTGGGAAAGGTTGCGCTTGATGAAGTGGACCGCACGCTGCAACAGCAGGTCGCTGGAGAAAACAAAGGCGTTGGCTGCAGTTTCCGCAGCATTGTCCACGTCCAGGCGGCTGGCGATGTACGCCTCGCACTGGCGCTTCAGCTGAGGCAACTGGTACTTGTCGGCGGCCATCAGCAGGTCCCACGGTTTGTCCTTCAGCCCTGGTGCCTCAGCAGTGTACATGTAAACCAGAACCTGTTTCAGTACTTCAGGCTTTACATCCGAAACCTCTACGAAGCCTTCCTGTGCTTCTTTCGTGTGCGGCTGAAGCATTGCGGCGAAGTAGGGGCTCCGCACGGCCAATAGGGACTTGTGCGCCTTCGTAACAGTGCCCCCTGCACGCAGTTCGAAGTCCGTGTGGACTTCTTT encodes:
- the LOC126209998 gene encoding speckle-type POZ protein-like, which gives rise to MVLTKNSTGLNLSFMLKKSESELPLGAKVKADEVLRSGEKREVYPRTWCTLKQGQKSQMLPFRKIVTAGGTVNEDEITLQCEVCMQCIVQDELLVGEIAEPKVDLFRCLEEMLHKEVHTDFELRAGGTVTKAHKSLLAVRSPYFAAMLQPHTKEAQEGFVEVSDVKPEVLKQVLVYMYTAEAPGLKDKPWDLLMAADKYQLPQLKRQCEAYIASRLDVDNAAETAANAFVFSSDLLLQRAVHFIKRNLSQVISTPGWNEAIAAYPEAIQSISEMIE